ACCTTGCACTTTGCCTGTAGGCACTCCATGGGTGTGTGCAGCATCCGCAGCAGTCCCCATTGGGAGAACATCCTGGCCACGGGAAGgtgagtctcttagggtttgtgCACAGGGGTCCATCTTGcgtcttttccttcattttctcatgtTGACTGTTGCAGTTTTTAATTGGACCAactcttaatgtttacttatttgtttttgagagagagagagagagcgcacacatgtgtgcacgtggggggagggccagagagagaggaagacagaggatcccaagcaggctctgtgctgtcacacagtgcctgatgtggggttcgatcccctgaaccattagatcatgacctgagccgaaatcagacatttaaccgactgagccacccagacgcccccagttGGACCAACTCTTAAACCAAAGTGTAGGTATCTGGGCTGGGGAAAAGGAACTTTGTCCTAGAGGAATGAATGGGATGGGCCTGCTTGGGAGATGTCCCCCCTGCCACCTAGGGAATAAGTGGGCATTGACTTTCCTTTATGATCCCTGTGCTGGATGGCTTTCAGCTACGACGAACACATTCTACTGTGGGACACTCGGAACATGAAACAGCCTTTTGCAGACATGTCCGTGGGGGGCGGAGTGTGGCGGCTCAAGTGGCATCCTTTCCACCACCACCTGCTCCTGGCAGCGTGTATGCACGGTGGCTTTAAGATCTTCAACTGCCAAAAGGCGATAGGTGAGTAGGGGCCTTGGGGCAgtcaggcctggggtggggcttcCCAGTTTCCTGCCCCCTTGCTCTGCCAGTGCTTCACTTCTGCTCACGCtgccttgctcacgctctgtgagCAGAACCCAGCACTGGTCAGACCCAGCTCAGACTTGGGCCTGAGCCCCAGAAGGTGGCTGGAGGGAAAGGGCAGCCCTGCGGGCCTCACTCTGAGTTCGTGCTGCGGGAGGGCCTGGGAACCGCCAGGCCCACCACCGCCTTTCTCTGGCCAGTAAGTCTTCACTGTCAGGACCGTtgcacattttcttctctcttcgcAAACGCCCAACgccccctttccctcctcatTCTCCCTTCGTGACTCCACCTCCCTCCTCATCTATACAAAGAAGTGATTAAGGCACCACCTCTCCGCTCTGCAGGCCTGTCTCCTGTGTGCTGGGCCACGCCCCAGGACTTCCTGTTCTGCAGGGGCACAGGTGCGCTGCCCTGTTCTCAGCTGAAAGCCCCGTGAGGTCTCTTTTCTCACGTATTTGCTGCTTTCGCTGTACCCCTTCACTTTTGGGGTGTGGAGTCTTTTCATTCACCTCAGGGTGCTTCCTCATTTCCCTCGTGGTTTCCTCATTGACTCATTGGTTGTCCATCAGTGTGTTGCTTAGTTTCCACATTTTTGTGACTGTCCTGAATTTTTTCCTGTTCCTGATTTCTAATTATATTCTAAGTTTACTGAGGCTTGTCTTGTGGCCTCAGACGTGGTTGGTCCCAGAGAGTGCCCCACGGGCTTTTGAGAAGAGAGTTCTCCGCAGCTGTGGGTGGAGTGCCCTGTTCCCATGTTCTCTGGGTTTTCTGTCTGGTTGCTCTTTTAaatcatctctacacccagtgtggggctcggacccacaaccCCAGAATcgagagtcacaggctccaccggctgagctggccaggtgccctgGTTGTTCATTATTGAAGGTGGGGTAgtgaagtcccctactgttacGGATGTATCGCGTCCTTCCTCATTTCTGTCCGTTTTTGCCTCGTGTATTGTGGGGTTCTGTTAGGTGCGTGTGATGTCTATAacgtttgcatttccctaatgtaTAGACTCTCTTCATTGTCAGGGTCCTTACTTATTTCCAGTAACTGTGTTTGAGGGTCTGAGCCGTCTGGTGTCCTCAGAGCCATTCTCGTTCTCTCTGGCTGCTCTGCGCGCTGCGACTGTACTGCCTTTTGCTCTCAGTCTGTCGATGGCGTGGAGTCTGCAGTGCGTCTCCTGTACTGGGTCGTGGCTCTTTGTCAGGAACATTATGGAAGTGACATTCTGCCTTCTTTAATGCGTTTCGTCAGGAGGCACAGGATGCCACTTTGTCCTTTCACTGCTGATGTTAATTTGGTCACTTGGTTAAGGTCTCCCCTCGGTTTCTCTGCtgtaaaaatactgttttccccTGTGTGATTAATAATAACTAGCCTGTGGTTAGAGTGAACCTTTTTATTCCTCATCAGACTTCCACTCAAATCCATTAATGAGTCTTCCCTGAATGAAATTATTACTATaattgcaaaatggtgattttgtAACTATTATCATactctatacattttaaaattagcattcACTTTTCTCCCATATATCTGTGTTTATTAACCATGTAGATTCATGCATTTTTATGTCATTCAGTGGGTCATAATCTATTATAGTCATCGTTCATTACAATGTTCTCATTGTCCTAGACTTTTCCCATGAAAACCCCTTAAGCTGTCTCCTGTGTCCTTTTCACATGTCCCTATTGATTTTTGAGTACTTCCTCGCTTTTTGGCACAAAACAtttcacattaattttgtattttgcctCTCCCATACCTGGAATCAACTATTTCTTCAGGTGTCCTGGGTCCTCTTAGTGGCGAGTGTGTTTAGAATCCAAGATCTGGTCATTAGTTGGTCTTACAGCTACTAAGGTGTTGTGTAtggctgtgtatgtgtatgtttacgTATAACGTGTACACATGTGTGGTTATACGTATGTggatatgtttgtgtgtatatacggTTACATAAccatgtgtgcttgtgtgtatatgtgtgtgtccacatgtatgtatgcatatccCTATTCCATGGTGTCTCCCTTCTCCAGTGAAAAGTTGCTCCCAGCAAACTCTTACTTACACGCTtcacctcacagagttgttacTGTGCTGCACCTAAGACAAACCTGTGAAGGGAACTCAAAATGCTCTTACAGCTCTTTTTTGTGAGATTGATTTGATATTGTCAGAGTGCTGTGTTCAAAGGTTACTTGGAagtgggtttttatttatttgaaatacaattaggtttatttgtttccttttttaaaaattatttacttatttattttacacaggttttttttttttttttttttttaatgtttattttggagagagagaccaagcacaagctggggaggggcagagagagggagacagaggatccagagcaggctctgcattgtcagcacagagctgaatgcagggcttgatcttgtgaactgtgagatcacgacatgagccaaaatcagatgcccaacagactgagccactgaggtgcccccatatttctgtttttataaattctctttgtccatcttttgccaatttttctttctttcttgtcttttttccccttgattttaCAGAGTTCTTATATATTAGTGTATTAGCTCCTTACCTCTGATATACATTGGAAATATATTCTCTTGCTTTATTGTCTCATTTTTGCCTCTGgtgtccacccctccccccaagcaaaaggcgctttttttttttttttttttcttaaacacataatctctatgcccaacgtggggcttgaactcacgcccCCGAGATGGAGTTgcctgctctaccaactgagccagccaggtgccccaacggcGCTTTTTAATGTAATCacatttatagatattttttcccactgaatCTTCTGCATTTTGAATATTAGTGTTAAAAAGCTTTTCCCCTTTCACACTCAGGTTGTAAAAGAATTTACTggtgttttcttctagtacttgTAGCGCCATGTATTTAGTTAGAACTTTGGTCTGTGTTGTATGTGGTGCAAGCAGctatcccaacaccatttattacaaAGTCCATCTACCCCCAGTGAATCAAGATGCCACTCTTCTTGTGTTCCGTACTTTcatggctttttttgttgttgttgttgtcgtcttTCGAGTCCCATTGGATGTCTCTTCATGTGTCTGCACCCACTGCTGTGATTGTGGAGGCTTGGTGGTGTCTTTGTAATAGCAGGGTTACTGGCaccttcacttttcctttttaaggattTCCTAACTATTCTTGTATTTGAACTTGACATTAACTTATCTTGTCCCAGAAAAAAGTTATTGGAtttttatagatagatagatagagaaatagaaagaaagaaagaaagaaagaaagaaagaaagaaagaaagaaagaaagaaagaaagaaaggtagatattgaaacattttaaaaaaaaggtggggtggggggagcttgttggatcagtgggttgagtgtctgacttcagctcaggtcatgatctcacagtttgaatttaagccccacatcaggctctctgctgtcagcatggagcccacttcagatcctctgtcctcctctctctttgcccctcccctacttattctctctctctcaaaaataaacattaaaaaaaaagtaggattttggctttttgttacagttgtgttgtttttctgttctctgtctcatcagtttctccttttatgtttgtttccctttgtctcctttttctaGCATTTTGAGTTGGGAGTACAGttcacttttctttattattgtgtttgtattaagcttttttttgtttttcttaagtttattgatttatttagagTGCTTGTgtatgcgagcaggggaggggcagagagagaatctcaagcagactctgagctgtcagtgaagagcctgacttggggctcgatcccacaaaccatgagatcatgagctgagctgaaaccaagagttggacgcttaaccgactgagacatccaggcacccctgcattaaGTGTTCTTATGTCTGAAATGTTCTCTGATTCAAGCATATTTTTAGGTTGTGAGATGTAATGatctcatttttcaaaagaaattctgtGACTTGAGTTCGTACTTTCCCTTTTGCCCAAGTGTGGTTTCGtaggatgttttaaattttttaggtaGAAGGACTTTTTTGTCCCTTTGtgttagttttagtttttattgcaTTATGATCAGAGAGTGTTGCTTGCTTGTACTATTTCTCCTTTGTGGAACTTTTTGATTCTTTGTTGCTTAACATGATGTTCTGTTAATATTCTGTGTGCACTTGGGTAGGAGATATGCTCTTTGTTATTGTTTGACTTGGGGCCCGGAATGGGGTCCTGGGTGGGAAAGCCCTGTGGCCCTGTCTCTGAGTCCCATCCAGGCTACCATGGAGGGACAGTGATGGTCTGGGGcgctccctcccttgctcgtgttGCCTGAGTGCCTTTCTGGCTGTCTGGGGACGTTCAGCATCTGGTtcctctctggagcctcttctgTCCAGGCAAAGCCCTGGCTTCGGGAGTAGGATCTCCTGTGCTCTGGTGGCACTCTCAGCGTTTCCTGGTTCCAGCACTGACCTGGTCTACACTTCTTGGCCTTTCTTCGTCACTGCTCATTTTGATTGCagttattcttccttttttttcttgttttaagttttatttatttgagagagagagcacaagcagggtagggaaagagggagaggaagaaagaaagtcccaagcaggttccacactgttagcgcaggCCCAACggggggttcgaactcatgaaccgtgaggtcatgacctgacctgaaatctagaatcagacacttaactgactaagccccacaggcgcccctctgattGCACTTCTGATGGCTCTGGCCTGGACCCTTGCACTTGGGAGGCATCAGTGGCACCCCTTTCAGAGTGTGTAGCTGTCCAGGCTTACTAAAGACCTGAATGGCCAACAGGCCTTTCACCTGGTGACAGTTTTCTAAGTTCACATCCCCAGGTCACTGGCCACCAGTTTTTTATGACTGCTCTTGCCATGCTTGGCCTTGCCCTGGACCCTAGATTACCTCAGCTTTGGCAAcaccttgtcatttctttttctggtcgAATATTGCTTTCAAACCTTCCACAGCTGAACCTCTTTCCAGTCTTGTCCTCCACCCTCAAAGTTGCTACAGCAACTCACCAGAAGGAAAACCACGTAAACTCCAATGAGTCCTTTCCAAGCTCAAATCCAGACTTTACAGAGCACGCTGAATTCTGTATGGTTTTGACCCTCCAGACACGTGTCGCCACTCCCCGATGGCGTTTCTGCCACATCTACTTGTTTGTGGTTCCCCAGATGTGTCCTGTTACCTTACACACGcttgttctctgtttctcatgCGTCCCTGTCTCTCCCATCTGGCTAACTGCTTTGTCCTCTGCTCTGAAGTCTTAACTGAAGCTTTTGCCAAGTCCTCCAACTTGGAAAGGCACCATCACCCTTGTGCTTCTGTAGCCAGACCGATTCCTTTGTTAGGCACCACAGTGTACTCACTGCAAGATGAaggtctgttttcttctcatctcTCCACGTCTCAAGGATTCCTTTGCATCGTGCACAATGGTTGCTGACAAATGAGTGACTGCTTTTAGCAGAGTCTCCCTTTGAGAGTGGGCAGGGGCCATCATTTGGTAGTGATGAGATCAGCCTGGGTAACGTCACATTTCCTGTATTCTGTCTCATTccagaggagaagcaggaagccTGCACAGTCTCTGCATCCCACACATTGCCCAACTCATTGGTGTATGGAGCCGACTGGTCCTGGCTGTACGTCCACAATCCATTACAGACCTGCCAGTCATGCTGCTCAGGTTCCTCTCCCTGCAGCAACTCAGGAGCCAAAGAAGCACATCTCTCAAACCTGAAGGCTGGGCACCAGTCACCAGCACCGTCTTACGATCATTTAGCAGAGAATGATGAAGAAGGTCATACCATACTTCAGAGCGGAAGCAAACCGAGGACTTCTGTCCAGGCACTCGCAGAGGACATGATGAAGAGTGACAGCCAGCTGCACACTGCAGGGACCAAGGCTTGTGACTCTGACCTCTATCTGGAAGCAGCGAACTTTGACATCAGCTTCCTAACTACTTGCTCCTTTTATGATCATTTCCTTCACCTCTGGAAGTGGGAAAACATCTGAGCTGGGGAAGAGGTTGCTTGGCTTGAAGTCAAAGACCATTTCCACAAAGAAAGTCCAGAGTGCAACTTTGTGAGTGAACTGCTGTCAGACCGTCTCATTGAGATTCCTATGGTAGTCTCCACAGGTGACTGCATACGGCTCAGTGTACCTTCTGTCCACAGTGTAAACAGTCAAAAAAGCTATTGGCTTCTCTTAAATAAACCttatcgggggcgcctgggtggctcagttggttaagtgtttaactttggctcaggtcacgatctcacaggtttgtgagttcagaccccacatcgggctctgtgctgatggcgaggagcctgcttgggatggtctctcttcctctctctttgtgtgcccatcccccattcacaTGCAGTCTGtctcaataaacaaactttaaaaaaaacaaagatcacCTTATTATGGCACCAGAAGTGCTCGTATTAGCCTCCTATGCAGATAAACAAAAGGAAGCCTACACACATTGAATTGCCTTAGCGTGTCATAAACTTGAAATGTTCCCCATTGTGGCGTTAGTAACCTGAGTAGCTTCCGAAGCTTGGACACATACTAACTCCAGGAACATAACTGGGTTTGTGACTCATCTGACTCCCATAGTTCATTCTTGTCTCTCTGGAAGGAACAGTAGTTGAAGTGCAGGCTAGTGTAGAATTTGTCAAATTTCTACCAATATTCTGTTGTAGGTGATCAGAGTCAGAAAACACATacttctattctttattttctgatgaaaatataGGGTCAGAACATGTAAGAAATTACTCTGTAAAAATGATCATTTCCCAGCTAATCGTGCATTTATTTCAACACAAGAATTTGAGCCCTCCTTAAGAGTTTGTGTTAATGGTATTTAACTAAGGGTCAATTAAATATGAAGCAGAATACGTAAGACTTCAGGGACTATGCACTGAAACCGGGGAACCCAGAGGGGAGACTGTAGACTACGGGAGGTTTTGCCCCCAGGACAGTTGTTTTTCAACCCATAAAGAATATGCTGACTGGTTTCGGGAGTGAAGAATCTGGGGGGACAGATAACCAGTGTTGTCATGTGGCACCATGTGCCTTGTGAATTCTTCCGTGTCTTCTCGCCCTTGGCCTACCTCCCCAGAACTTTTTGGTTGGAAAGACAGTGCTTCCAGTTTCACCGGGAACAGGGCCTCTGTGCGAGCTCTGCCTCGCTCACTACACCTGGATCTATCATGCTGCACCCTTTCATCTCACAATGATCAGATGCCAAAACCAACACCGGACGGTAGCTAAGGTCTTTAATAGGAACAAAACGAAGGAAATGCCTCCCCGCTCGCCCACCCCGGGACCAGCGGTCGGGGGCGATGGCCGGACGCAGTCCGCAGGCACACCCAGCGGCTGCCACTCCTCGGCTCCTAGCGCGGGAAGTTCTTGGGGTACAGCTGGAAGAGCTTGCCTTCCTGCGTGGGCTCAAAGCCGTACTTGTCCAGCTGCTCCGGGTCGAAGGTGCCGTCCCTGTAGTCCTTCTCGATAGCAGGTGCCACTGCCTCCCGGAACAGCTGCTCGGCCGTCAGCGGCACGTCTGTGCCCGCCGGGACGCGGTAGTTCACATAGGGCTTGAGCTTGAAGCCAGCCAGCTCGGGCACCACCAGCTCCGGGACCATTTCCTTGACCTGCACGAACTTCCCGTCGCGGGCGTGCACGCCGGTGCCCTTGGTACCACGGCTCTTATAGAAGGTACGTGGGCCCCGCTTGCTGGTCCACCTACTCATGCGGTCGGCGCCCCGCACCACGATGCGGGCCGCGCCGCTCAGGAGGCCCATGCTGGGTGGGTCCTGCAGGATGCGCGCGTCCTCCCAGCCAGTTCACGCGTACGAGGCCGCCGCCAGGCGAACTCTTGCGGGTCTCTGCAGCACGGCACTCAGCTTCCGGCTCCCGTGGATGACTTCCGGCAGTCCGCGCGGCTTCCGGCGCCGCCAGGCCTCTGCGCCGCTGCAAAGCAGCTCCGATTGGCTGCACTGCGTCCAATGCGCAGCCTCCACCCTGCGAGTGGGCGGGACCTCCAGGCCCCGGCCAATGCGCGTGGAGGTCCGGCGTCCGCGGCGGGGCGGCGGGAGCGCGGACGTCGGCGGTCCGGCGGCGGGGTAGTGACGGGAGCGCGGGCGTCGGCGGCCCGGCGGTGGGGGGTAGTGACGGGAGCGCGGGCGTCGGGCGCGCGCGGTCCCGGTGAGTCCCCGCAGAGCGCCCTGAGGTTCTGGCGGGTCCCGAGAGGAAGGGTAGCCATTAGCTGCCTCACCCGGTGACGGACCCACACCGCCCCACAGGCCCGCGCGGCCCTGCGCTGCGCGGTGAGCCGCCTGTGGGAGGCGGAGCCGTGTCCTCTCGGTCGTCCGGACACTAACCACCGCTTCCAACCCCGACTCCGGTCAACCCCGAGCCCCCAACTCTGAGGTCCCCCAACCCTGAGTCCCGACCCCGCTGCCTGTCAACCCAAGCCGCCCAACTCCAACGGCCTTCAACCCCGAGCCCCCTAACCTCGACGCCCCCTTCACCCCGACACCCGTCAACCCCAACGCCTGTTAACCCCGAGGTTACCCAACCTGATGACCCTCCAAAATGACACCCCCAACCTGGATGGCCACTAACCCCGGTGCCTCCTAACCTGCCGTTTCCCAACCCTGCAGCCCACTTGCGCCCCttccctctggctctgtgctgtcccagATGGAGAAGCAATGGCTTCCACTTTGCCTCCCTAGCACGCGCTGGGGGCCATGAGCTCTACCCCACTTCAAATGTGCAGGGTGGGGTGCGTGGGGAGACTGCCTGGTCAGGGCACTAGCAGACCACGGAGCTCGGGTCAAGGGCGCTGCTGGCCTTtcaggagactgagaaggaaggGTTCTCCATGTGGTGGCAGAGGACACAGGACATTTGACCCAGGAGAAAGTGGGCTATGACCTTGCATCTGCCTTCTGCATCCTGATTTCTCTGGGTGGGATTTTGGAAGAGATAAATCCTCCCTTGTTGCTGCTTTTCTAAGGGGTCTGGGAGCCACAAGGTGAAGGCCCCAGACCTGGCTCCTCACCTCTAGACAGGGGGAAAGTGAACCAGGCAGGTCCTCAATTCATCATCTCCTGGACCCAACACACCCACCTTGAGGTCAACCACACCGGATAGGAAATCCCCTGACACAGGCCACTAGGTGTTCTCACAGTCTGCTGCCTGGCCTGGCCCCACACACCCCTACCTCACCCCCCAGCCACAGCCTCATCGCCGAGGCACTGGGAGCTCCTGGCTGCACTAGGCCTTGGCTGAGCTGCCCACACCCGCCCTTGACCAGCTGGGAGAGGAGTAGGACTTGGCTGCGGTTCCGGGTTCCTGGGCAGCCATGGGAGAGCTGtttacagagagggaagtggCTCTGGTGTTTCTCTTCTTGGAGAACACAGCTTTCCACCAGGGTTTTCCTTTCAGTGAAGACATAATTTAAGGAGAAGAGGAACCCAGGAGAAAAGGCTGAAGGCATTGCTCTGCCGCATGAGCGTGAGTTGAGGGAACATTTGCCCTGAACCAGTGCTTCTTTTCACCTTgactgttttttttcatttttagccaTGAAGCAAGAGGAAGATGCCAGCCCAGAGGTATGGAACTAGATGGTTCCGGGGATGAATCAGAGCCTCAAAATTCCCAGTTAGGGGTGTTTCTGCATTTGCTCTGTGGGCAGCTCCTTGAAGTTGGCTAAATGTGGGAGAGGTGGTCTGGGCCCCTCTGTCTCCTTGTCGGATCTTGAGGCCACTTCTTCTCTGAGGTCAAAACTCAGTTCCTGCTCCCCCTTAGGActtctgcttgtttgtttaaaaaaattttttttaatgtttatttttcagagagaaagagagagagagagagagtgagtgtgtgagtgagggagttgtagagagaggggaagacacagaatccaaagaggctccaggctctgagctgttagcacagagcctgatgtgggggcttgaacccatgaactgtgagatcatgatctcagctgaagtcagatgcttaactgactgagccacccaggtgccccagacttctTGTTTTGATGGGAGTCTTTTCCTTAGTGGAACATCTGTAGCTACATCACAAAGGCCTTTCTCTATTCCTGAAACAGAAAACTAGATACATTAAAACAACCATGAAAGCCTGAGATGCTCAACCATACGAAATTATATAACTAGATTATGGGACACCTGTGTGACCCTTTCCGTGGATAATCCCTGGTTGTCCCCAAAGCGGTGGTTGAGCTCTAAGGGACACACTTAGTGAAGGGTGTGGTTGTGAGTGCTGTCCTGTTGAGAGCTGAGCACAATTGAGGCCAGGAGAGGCTGGATGCCTCAGCTCTGAAGCAAAAAACTCCCACAGCTTCCATTTGCCTCCTGAACCAAGTTCAAAAACATGGTTTTCTGGACCACTTACTTATTCTGCCTTGAGGAAACCGATATTCTGCTTTTGAGACCCTTTTCTGAATGCCCTTCCATTTCACTGGGTTTTCTGGTGTCTAATGCTGGCTTCTGCTTTAGTTCTTGGCACTTGTGTAGAAACTAGAGAGGATTAACAGGGGCTCCCTGCCCTCTTCTCTTCCTGGCCTCTTGGGAGGAGGTGTGTGGGCACCAGGAGGAATGCACAGTGGCTGCTTGTTTCACTGGTTTCTCTTGCTTGTTTTCATCTTCATCATTTTGGGGGAATCAGCCAGTACCCTCCAGGTAGGTGGCCCCAGCCATCTGCCCACTCACCCTCCTGTGctcacttttctcttcctcctccctcccttgggTCTGGACTTCAGAAGCCCCTAAAATCTCCTTCTTGGGGAGTGGTCGGTGCTGGTAAATAACCTTCCTCTGCTATGAGCTGATATGCCGTGTTCTCAGAATCCAGGTGGCTCCTTGGGGTTGCTCAGCATCGCTGCAGTGCAGGCTTCGATGTGCCCTCGCACGTGGCTGGCAGCACACGGTGTTGTGGGGTGCACCCCTAGTGGCTAGCCGGGTTTGCTCCTCTAGACTTGCATCTGAGGAACTGAAAAGCTGAAGATTGAGGATTCCACACGGCACAGCTGCTGGCCCTGCCCAGCCATCCCACGGGTGGCCTTGGAGGTcgggtttctctctctgtgctgagcaggtgCGCTCGGAGGACCTCAGCAGCCCAGAAGATCACTTCTCCCAGGGCTGCTGACTGCCCTTCTAACCAGCAGCTTTATTCTTGCGACGCTGGGAAGCCAGGGCCATGCCTGTGTTGGCCCTTCGTGACCACAGT
This DNA window, taken from Acinonyx jubatus isolate Ajub_Pintada_27869175 chromosome D4, VMU_Ajub_asm_v1.0, whole genome shotgun sequence, encodes the following:
- the MRPL41 gene encoding 39S ribosomal protein L41, mitochondrial, producing the protein MGLLSGAARIVVRGADRMSRWTSKRGPRTFYKSRGTKGTGVHARDGKFVQVKEMVPELVVPELAGFKLKPYVNYRVPAGTDVPLTAEQLFREAVAPAIEKDYRDGTFDPEQLDKYGFEPTQEGKLFQLYPKNFPR